A DNA window from Amycolatopsis sp. DSM 110486 contains the following coding sequences:
- a CDS encoding LuxR C-terminal-related transcriptional regulator — translation MSTLCLTCGAPLPAAAGRQGGRRPRFCSGACRQRAYRRRVRARRPGAGCTGRKAETATLRRLLTGHRLVTITGPAGVGKTRLAAELTGAVRVDPSTVELPAELGDLLVLDGCEDGLDACAALVTRLLRERPGLRVVATSRVALGVEGEQVLPLRGLSPADAAQLLVERIHLLDPFLTVAPADVTELCRVLEGVPAALELAAPRVRLLGAAGAAEGLTTALDLAPGKVRADLESDHRRLSPAEREAWHRLSVLPGPFDPELAAVLGAGPEVLERLVAVSLLVPEPAADGTTGLRLWAAARAFGREALDAEGGTDAAFELLTAHLVAQVEPHLPAFLLPDGLCRRLVARAEPVLAVIRRLTGRGDARLAVLACGLARSWLALGRNLADSERLLREALPHVADRPDLTASLLAGLCRAAHRAGRYAEQLRFGEAALALESTLDRPARVASVLDLLAAGLRASGADAAARCHEALAIARGLADPAVISLLLNDLAWGSLESGDLDGAREVLAEGLPLARTHATPGRLASVLHTAGAVALAAGDHATAEARFVEALLVTNPTDGLKVPYFTEGVAVVLTTRGEHERALSLFACADAVRRSLGAGAEPAWRRRVRDALDTATAGLDPRRARAATRAGARISLAAAVAHALDASAHFHATGHGGLTPQEHTVAALVTDGLTNQQIARRLGIAPRTVATHLERIRAKLGVRPRSALAAWFTRTTAETDY, via the coding sequence CGCTTGCCGCCAGCGCGCATACCGGCGGCGGGTACGGGCGCGTCGGCCGGGTGCCGGGTGCACCGGCCGGAAAGCTGAGACGGCGACGCTGCGCCGGCTGCTCACGGGCCACCGGCTCGTGACGATCACGGGCCCGGCCGGCGTCGGCAAGACGCGGCTCGCGGCAGAGCTGACCGGCGCGGTGCGCGTCGATCCGTCCACTGTGGAGCTTCCGGCCGAGCTCGGGGACCTGCTCGTGCTGGACGGCTGCGAAGACGGGCTCGACGCGTGCGCGGCACTCGTCACGCGGCTGCTGCGTGAGCGCCCGGGCCTGCGGGTGGTGGCCACGAGCCGCGTCGCGCTCGGGGTCGAGGGTGAGCAGGTGCTGCCGCTGCGCGGCCTCTCCCCCGCCGACGCGGCCCAGCTGCTCGTGGAGCGGATCCACCTGCTGGACCCGTTCCTCACCGTTGCGCCGGCCGACGTCACGGAATTGTGCCGCGTGCTCGAAGGGGTGCCGGCGGCGCTGGAGCTGGCCGCGCCGCGCGTGCGGCTTCTGGGCGCGGCCGGGGCGGCCGAAGGCCTGACGACCGCCCTCGACCTGGCCCCGGGCAAGGTGCGCGCGGACCTCGAGAGCGACCACCGGCGGCTTTCGCCCGCCGAACGCGAGGCGTGGCACCGGCTTTCGGTGCTGCCCGGTCCGTTCGACCCGGAGCTGGCGGCCGTTCTGGGCGCCGGACCCGAGGTGCTGGAGCGGCTGGTCGCGGTGTCGCTGCTGGTGCCCGAGCCCGCCGCCGACGGCACGACCGGGCTGCGGCTGTGGGCGGCCGCGCGCGCGTTCGGCCGCGAGGCACTCGACGCCGAGGGTGGCACCGACGCCGCGTTCGAACTGCTGACGGCCCACCTCGTGGCTCAGGTCGAGCCGCACCTGCCGGCTTTCCTCCTGCCCGACGGTCTCTGCCGGCGGCTCGTCGCGCGCGCCGAGCCCGTGCTCGCGGTGATCCGCCGGCTCACCGGCCGCGGCGACGCCCGGCTCGCGGTGCTGGCGTGCGGGCTCGCGCGGTCGTGGCTCGCGCTGGGCCGCAACCTCGCCGACAGCGAACGGTTGCTGCGCGAAGCTCTGCCGCACGTCGCCGATCGGCCGGACCTCACCGCGTCGCTGCTGGCCGGGCTGTGCAGGGCCGCGCACCGCGCCGGCCGGTACGCCGAGCAGCTGCGCTTCGGGGAAGCGGCATTGGCGCTGGAGTCCACACTGGACCGCCCTGCTCGGGTCGCCTCGGTCCTCGACCTGCTCGCCGCCGGGCTGCGCGCGTCGGGAGCGGACGCCGCCGCGCGCTGCCACGAGGCGTTGGCCATCGCGCGTGGCCTCGCCGATCCGGCCGTGATCTCGTTGCTGCTCAACGACCTCGCGTGGGGATCCCTGGAATCGGGCGACCTCGACGGCGCCCGCGAAGTGCTGGCCGAAGGCCTGCCCCTCGCCCGCACCCACGCGACACCCGGCCGGCTCGCGAGCGTGCTGCACACCGCCGGTGCCGTCGCCCTCGCCGCGGGCGACCACGCCACGGCCGAGGCGCGGTTCGTGGAGGCCCTGCTCGTCACGAACCCCACCGACGGCCTCAAAGTGCCCTACTTCACCGAAGGCGTCGCCGTCGTCCTGACCACCCGAGGCGAACACGAGCGCGCCCTGAGCCTCTTCGCCTGCGCCGACGCCGTCCGCCGGAGCCTGGGCGCCGGGGCGGAACCCGCGTGGCGCCGGCGGGTCCGCGACGCCCTGGACACGGCGACCGCTGGTCTGGACCCGCGCCGTGCTCGGGCGGCCACCCGCGCGGGCGCCCGCATCTCCCTCGCCGCCGCCGTCGCCCACGCCCTCGACGCGAGCGCGCACTTCCACGCCACGGGCCACGGCGGGCTGACCCCCCAGGAGCACACCGTCGCCGCCCTGGTGACCGACGGCCTGACCAACCAGCAGATCGCGCGCCGCCTCGGCATCGCGCCCCGCACGGTCGCCACCCACTTGGAACGCATCCGCGCCAAACTGGGCGTGCGCCCCCGCTCGGCGCTGGCCGCGTGGTTCACCCGCACGACAGCCGAAACCGACTACTAG
- a CDS encoding sigma factor-like helix-turn-helix DNA-binding protein — translation MQAITVRERDAGVAGLSVEDIPCPRTAENDVLVRVHAAGFTTGELDWPGTCNDRAGRDRTPSVPGHDVSGVVVELGYGTTGLTVGQLTPPERVAFVLHDVFGFEFGRIAEVLDVSVPGSRQLASRARRRVAQAKQSTPDAPKEERERLLATFRAAYESGDLTDLVRLLHPDAVYITDGGGKVTAARKILRGAERMADVMVRVGRMWRPDHIGFIEVGGELALMCHWQGRVYSVDTVQITDGLITAYRRVINPDKLSHV, via the coding sequence ATGCAAGCCATCACCGTCCGCGAACGTGACGCCGGTGTAGCCGGACTGTCCGTTGAGGACATACCTTGTCCACGCACGGCGGAGAACGACGTTCTCGTCCGGGTGCACGCCGCCGGCTTCACCACCGGCGAGCTGGATTGGCCGGGCACGTGCAACGACCGTGCCGGCCGGGATCGGACGCCGAGCGTGCCGGGGCACGACGTGTCGGGTGTCGTGGTCGAACTGGGCTACGGCACCACCGGCCTGACCGTGGGCCAGCTGACCCCACCAGAGCGGGTGGCCTTCGTCCTGCACGACGTCTTCGGCTTCGAGTTCGGCCGGATCGCCGAAGTGCTCGACGTCTCCGTACCCGGCTCCCGCCAGCTCGCCTCCCGGGCGCGACGGCGAGTGGCCCAGGCGAAGCAGTCCACTCCGGACGCACCGAAGGAGGAACGCGAACGGCTGCTGGCGACCTTTCGCGCCGCCTACGAATCCGGTGACCTGACCGACCTGGTCCGGCTCCTGCACCCGGACGCCGTCTACATCACCGACGGCGGCGGCAAGGTCACGGCGGCACGCAAGATCCTCCGCGGTGCCGAGCGCATGGCCGACGTGATGGTGCGAGTGGGCCGGATGTGGCGACCGGACCACATCGGGTTCATCGAGGTGGGCGGCGAGCTCGCCCTGATGTGCCATTGGCAGGGCCGCGTCTACTCTGTCGACACCGTGCAGATCACCGACGGCCTGATCACCGCGTACCGCAGGGTGATCAACCCGGACAAGCTTTCTCACGTCTGA